TACCGCCCATATAAGTCTCGTCAATCTCAACCTCATCGGTAAATATATCTATATTCTCATCAAGAAGCTGTCTGATCTGTTTGAACATACGCCATGCCGTCTTATAAGTCATGCCGTGTTTGCGCTGTAGTGCTTTCGCAGAGAAGCCGGAGCGAGTAGTAGCCATCTCGTGAATAGCATCAAACCATATTTTAAGAGGCGTTGTGGTCTTATGAAAGATGGTCCCGGCAAGCGGGCTAACCTGATGCCCGCATCGGTCACACTCATAGACTGGTCGATTCTTTAGTTTGTGATGCTTAGTGATCTTTTTACAGGTAAAACATAGTATGCCATTGGGATAACGCAACCTGGTTATCCACTCCAGGCACGCCTTATCATCAGAAAATAGCCTTTCAAAGTCTCTGGAAGTAAACGGTGTCTGTTTGATTTTTTCTTTCATCATAACCACCTCTTAATTAAATACAGTATAACAGGTCTGTTACATGATGTCATGGGATAATTATCATTGTTTGAAAAGTTCGCTTCTGTAATACCACATACAATCTCAATTATTTAGCTTGACAAACTATCCCATATTAGCTAATATAGCTATATTAGCTAATATAGGAACTAAGATGGCGACGAAATCAATTACTTCAACTGAAGTACAGAACAACTTTGGCCAAGTGCTCGCTGACATCACACACAATCACATGCGTTATATCGTTAAACGTAATGGGATGCCTCATGTCGTTATGCTAAGCGTCGATGATTTTGCAGGAATCCTGCAAGATAGTTCAGAAAGAGGCAAAGCACTCCATCTAATCAAAGAAGTGCGACCAAAATACCGATTAGGTCAATCCCTCGACTGACTTAGAACTGAGCAGAAGGTGAATCCAATGGTATATACTCCCAGAGTAGGTGAGCAACTGGAGCTTAATCTCCTAGAATACGATGGCAACGCCTCAGTAAGAAACGGCTCCGGTTTTAGCGATCCCGCTTTCGCCAACAATAAGTTGTTACCAATCCATCGCTGGGTTCCTTGGATCGCAGGATTTTCAAGCAATTTCGTCAGAGATGCCATAAATAGGCATCTGGACGGAGAGGGGGTTGTTCTGGATCCGTTCAGCGGAGTTGGAACTACGCTTGTTGAAGCCACAAAACTGGGGTATGAGTCAGTGGGCTTCGAAATTAATCCTTTTGCGGCGTTAGCATGTCGGGTTAAGGCGGGCGCAGGCATAGTAGTAGTTGAAAACTTGAAGGCTGAAATTGAGAAATTCCAAGCTTTCTATATTGAGAATTCCACAAACGGCTATAGACCAAAGAGGAAGCCTCCAACTGGCTTTAAGACAAGAGCTCAGTTTTACAGCACGGCAATTCTTAACAAAGTTCTGTTATCTTGGGACTTCATCGACAGTATTACTAATGGGATATTGATGGACATGTTCAGGCTCGCGTTTGCCTCAACTATGATAACCTATTCAAATTATTCGTATGAGCCTAGTCTAGGCCGACGCACGAGCGCCGGTAAGAGCGAAATTGAAGATTATCCTGTTGGTGAAAAACTCCTGAGCAAATTACGTGAAATGCTTGAAGACGTTGTGTGGTTGCAAGAAAATGCAGCTAGGAAGAATGTTTCTTCTAAGATAGTGAATGATTCCTTTTTCAATTATCAGAAGTATTTAGATTCCTCATCAATTGATCTTATAGTAACTTCACCGCCCTACCTGAATAACTATCATTATAACCGGAATACAAGGCCGCAGCTTTACTGGTTGAGTTATGCAGAGAACCCCCAGGATATGAAGCCGCTGGAGGATTCAAATTTTGGTAAGTATTGGCAAACGGTTAGAGAACAGCAACTTGTGCCTCTTAAATTCACGCTACCCAATACTGACATAGTTGAAAAACTGGAGGCTCTGAGAAAGATTAATTGCGATAAAGGGATTTACGGAGGCAACGGGTGGGCCAACTACGCTGCAACGTACTTCAATGATTGCCAACGATTCTCACAGGCAATTAGGTGTCTTCTTAAGCCAGGTGGCACAGCTCTGGTAGTTATTGGTAACAGCATTCTTCAGGGTCTCGAAATTCCAACAGATGAATATTTCGGTAAGATTGCAGAACGCAATGGCCTTGAGTTGGTCGAGATCCACATGCCACGAGCAACTCGTATAGGAAATAGTATTATTCAATCTGGCGTACGTGTAACCAAGGCAGGGGAGCAGTCACGATTATACGAGGCAGTGGTGGAATTAAGGAAGCAGTAGCTATATCAAAGCTTTCTTGATGTTGTCGATTACCTTATCTGAGACCGGCGATTTTCCCGTTAACCTACTGGCCCAAACCCTGCCAGGGTGTATGATGTCCCATTCCGAACGAGCTTGGTTATATCTACCTGCACCAGGATCGTGATTTCCAAAGCCATCAACCACCGTGTTCCATAGTGGGCGATATTTCCTAATCATAGCCGCCTCCACAGGGACTACGAGGTCACTCTCTTCTTTCGTAAGAAACATGAAACGACAACGGAAATCATTCGGAGCCAAGTTTGAAACTTGTTGGATATTCCTTGCGTGCTCTTGTAGTCGATTGCACAAGTCCGGTGTGGCCGACTCCCTAGACCGAGCGGTTCGCCACCCGGGCGGGACTGCCTTTCCCACATATATAGGCTGTGTGCAATTCCTTTTATTAAGTTTGGAGATTTGCAAGTAGTATTTGCAATTTCCAACATAATACAAGGCATACACTCCTCCACCAAAGAAGCTACCTTGGGGGGGAAGCTGGTGAACGGGAGTGCCGCTAAAAAAGTCCAGCGCCTCGTTTACTACACTACGGAATGCTGAGGATCGGAAAACGTGGGAACTAAAATCAGATTCCGTAACCAAAAACAGCCCTTACCAATCCTAAAAATGAATGACTTTACTGCCCTATAGTATCTTTGCAAGATAACAAAAGTCAAGGTAAAGTATGGCCCAGAGAATACAGGGTGCTTTACGCAATAAAATCCCCAGTTAGAAACACGTGTTAGCGATAATAGCCTACTCACATCCTCTTAACATGACGCATACTTAAAGATAGCAACTGTGCAGCTTCTGCTACGCTTTTCTCTCTCCGTTCCATTTTGTTCAACACCATTAGCCGTCTCTGTTCTTTCTTGTTCAATACCAACTCTTCTCTCATAAGGTGACATTTTCACTGAACAGTTAAGGGGTGACAAAATCATAGAACATTAACAGTTCTCCCAATTTCCATTGACTACCCATTCAATCGGTGATACATTATGCAGGGTCTTTTTCCCGCGCCAATATTGATTAATAGAGGGGGTGCCGTATGCTTTCGTTCAGCCCGTCTGAAGAACAGCAAATGATCGTCAACACGGTCAAACAATTCGCCAATGACGTCATGCGCAAGAAATTCCGTGAGTGCGATGAGGAAGGGCAGATACCTGACGAGATAATCAATACTGCCTGGGACCTGGGACTGGTCGTCAGCTGCATTCCCGAGGACTACGGCGGCGCGGGCTGGGAGCATTCGGCCCTCACTGGCACGTTGCTGGCCGAGGAACTGGCCTGGGGCGACCTTTCCATGGCGATGCACATCCTGAGCCCCTGGCTGGGCGTCTTACCGATCGTGGAAATGGGCACCGAGGAGCAGAAGAAAAAATACCTGCCTATGGTCTGCGGGGGCAAGTTCAGCGCTGCTTCGGCGGCTTTCGTCGAGCCTAAATATGATTTCGATTGCAACGACTTTGATACCGTAGCTAAAAAGAGCGGCGGCTATACCCTCAGCGGTGAAAAGTGCTATGTTCCGCTGGCCCCCGATGCCGCCTTCACGCTGGTTTACACCAAGGAAGGCAATTCCTCACAGGCCTTTATCGTAGACAGGGGGACCAAAGGCTTCGACATCGGAGAGCGCGAGAAGAACATGGGTATCAAGGCATTGGCCACCTATGAGGTTTCATTGAAGGATTGCAAACTACCTGCCGACAAAAAGCTGGGCGGTGACCGCGGCTGCGATTTCAAACGCCTGGCCAACCTCTCTCGCGTTGCACTGGCTGCCCTGGCGGTAGGACTGGCCCGCGGCGCTTTTGAATTCTCCCGGGACTATGCTAAAGACCGCCATGCCTTCGGTGATCCCATCGCCTCACGCCAGGCCATTGCCTTCATGCTGGCCGACATGGCAATCGAGATAGATGCGGCCCGCCTGCTCAACTGGGAGGCGGCCTGGCTGCTGGATAAGAAAGAGGAGGCCACCCGCGAATGCTGTCTGGCCAAGACATATGCCGATAATATGGTGATGCAATGCACGGACTATGGCGTGCAGGTTATGGGCGGCCACGGCTATATACGTGACAATCCCGTCGAGTTGTGGTTCCGCAACGGCCGCGGTTTCGTGACCTTCACCGGCCTGGCCATAGTTTAATAAGGAGGCGTAGCGATGATCGATTTTGAATTGACCGCTGAAGAGAAGGCCAAAATACAGGAAGCGCAAGAAGTGGCGGAGAAAAAATTCCGCCCCGTCAGCCGTTACTACGACGAGCATGAGCATGAGGAGCCGCAGGAGATCATCGATTTCATGTGGGACAACCGGGGCAAGGGCTTCGTGACCGGGCTGGGCGTTGTGGGCGCACTGATGGTTGAGGAGCTTTGCTGGGGCGACGCGGGACTCTATTTGGCCAGCCCCGGACCCGGGCTGGGCGGCGCCGCCGTCTTCGCCGCCGGCACAAAAGAGCAGTGGGGCAAGTTCCTGGCGCGATTTAATGAAGGCAAGCCCAAGTGGGGCGCCATGGCCATGACCGAGCCGGGCTGCGGCTCGGACACGTCGGCCATCCAGGCCACCGCCACGCGCGACGGTGACTACTGGGTGCTGAATGGCGAGAAGATTTTCGTTACCATGGGGCACCGCGCGCTCGACCTTTCGGAGGGCATTATCGTGGTGTGGGCCTCCGTGGACAAATCGGCGGGCAGGGCCGGCATGAAATCTTTCGTGGTCGAGGCCGGCACACCGGGCATGAAGGTGGAGAAAAAGGAGAAAAAGCTGGGTATCAAGGCGTCCGATACTGTTACCGTGACCTTCGATAATTGCCGCATACCCTTCAGCAACATACTGGGCAAGGCCGAGGTCAAGAGCAAGACCGAAGGCTTCAAGGGCGCCATGGCCACCTTCGATGTTACGCGTCCCATGGTTGCGGCGCAGGCGCTGGGCGTCACCCGCGCCGCACTGGACATGCTGCGCGACGAGATCGATAAGCGGGGCATCAAAATACGCTACGAGCTGCCGCGCAGCAAACAGACCGCGCTGGAACGTGATTTCATCGAGATGGAGGCGAACTGGAGAGCGGCCCACCTGCTTATGATACGCGCCATGTGGCAACTAGGCAGCGGCCAGTCCAATGCTCTGGAGGCATCCATGTCCAAGGCCAAAGCCGGACGCGCCGCCACGCTGATTACACAGAGAGCTGTGGAGCTGATGGGGCCGCTGGGCTACTCTCGCAAATACCTTTTCGAGAAGTTCATGCGGGATGCCAAAATCAATGACATCTTCGAAGGCACCGGGCAGATAAATACGCTGGTGGTTGCCCGACGCCTGCTGGACTACACGCGAGATCAGCTTAAATAAACGGGTCAGGGCTTGACGAAAAACTTGCGCCAGACCTGCCCGCCGGTAAACGGGCCGCCGTGCGCGGCATAGAATATCTTGGGCCTTCGATCAAGAATAGCCTGGATGCTTTGGGTGGCCGTTTCGATATCCTCGCAAATATAGGGGAAGCCCGGAGTGTTCTTTCTCAACAGACCGCCGAAAATCATGTCCCCCACCAGCGCGCAGCCACCGGCCAGCAGCACCGATACGGATCCCGGTGTATGTCCGGGCGTGGGTATTATCTTACCCTCGATCCCGTAATCGCTTAGATCAAACTCACTTTCCAGCAGAACCTGTGGCTCCATTCCCTGCACTTTGGGCTTAACAATATCGGACATTATCATCATAAACCTTCCCCGACCATCAACCGGGTGGAGCCTGGGATTCACCCCCGTCCTGAGCGCTTCGGCATCCGCTTTATGTATGGCCACGGGAGCGCCGGTCTTCTCTCTCAGGTAAGCTGCGCTGCCGGTGTGATCATGGTGCCCGTGCGTGATGACGATTAGAGAGATATCACCGGGCTTGATATCGTGGCGACTCATGGTTTTCAATATTTTCTCACCCAGCCCGGGAAAGCCGGTGTCGACGATAATCGAACGCTGGCCCCTCACAATAAAGGCGTTCGCCACTGTGGACGTGACTGCAAAGACTTCCTGTTTAACTCCTGCCATATCTGCCCCCTATGCTGTTAAGTTAGTCCGGGTATTGTGCAGGACGAAGCCACGACAAACCGTAATTATATCGGGTACGCCCTGCGTTTCCTTCCGCCTCCGGTATCGTATCATATAACATCAAATTTATGCACCTGTTCCCGTCAGCAGATCAAAACCGCTGGCTTCATCCGGCAGCCGTGCCATGTTTATTCCCAGAATCTCACACAGTATAACTTCGCCTACCAGCCAGGTTTTAACTCCTTCTCTCAGGCATCCGGTAGTGGTTGCGCCTGCCCTGCCCAGTGCAGCATGGATATGCAGGGAAGGCCTGCCGTCCTTACCCGGCGCCAGCACTCCCAGTCCCACCACTTCATGAACGCCGTCAATGGGAACCAGCATTGGATCGATCGGTCGTTCCTTATTGCGGCGAGGGCCTGCGACTATCTCCCCACTGCCGATCCCACCCACCAGCACGGCTTGTCCCGTCGAGATATTTTTTTCGCGGGCAAATCTCTCGACGCAGCCGGGAAGCTCGTCTCCATCTTCAAGCCTGATCACAAAAACGCGGCCGATTTTTCCTTCGCTATATTTCATTTTCTTTCCTCGTTTAAACTCGCACTATCCGGCAAATCCGCGTCCATCTTATTGTAAATGCGGCGGCAAGGCAATATCACATCCTTGTTATCACCGGGCATTTAGCTTAAAATACAGCCTGATTAAGGGCATCGGATGGGAATGGACGCACTGATAAATATCCTCGAATACATCTCGATCGGCATCGGCTTAGTCGGCATATTCATCGTGTTATGGGGTGTGATCGTCGGACTGGTGGAATTCATACACGCTCAAATCATCCACCTTGGCAAGCACAAGAAATCGCTGCCGCTGGAAAAGATACGC
The nucleotide sequence above comes from Dehalococcoidia bacterium. Encoded proteins:
- a CDS encoding IS1595 family transposase, with the translated sequence MMKEKIKQTPFTSRDFERLFSDDKACLEWITRLRYPNGILCFTCKKITKHHKLKNRPVYECDRCGHQVSPLAGTIFHKTTTPLKIWFDAIHEMATTRSGFSAKALQRKHGMTYKTAWRMFKQIRQLLDENIDIFTDEVEIDETYMGGKRKGIRGRGGENKTAVVGIAERQGKVKSTVTTDTSKYTVMPLITKNVSPKAIIYTDEYHAYKILDRLGYKHETVNHNKQSYVIGKAHTNTIEGFWSLVKRGIDGVYHAVSPKYLQSYLNEYQFRYNHRLEECPMFLTVLNQIPSH
- a CDS encoding type II toxin-antitoxin system Phd/YefM family antitoxin, with product MATKSITSTEVQNNFGQVLADITHNHMRYIVKRNGMPHVVMLSVDDFAGILQDSSERGKALHLIKEVRPKYRLGQSLD
- a CDS encoding PPC domain-containing DNA-binding protein, with translation MKYSEGKIGRVFVIRLEDGDELPGCVERFAREKNISTGQAVLVGGIGSGEIVAGPRRNKERPIDPMLVPIDGVHEVVGLGVLAPGKDGRPSLHIHAALGRAGATTTGCLREGVKTWLVGEVILCEILGINMARLPDEASGFDLLTGTGA
- a CDS encoding Eco29kI family restriction endonuclease; amino-acid sequence: MVTESDFSSHVFRSSAFRSVVNEALDFFSGTPVHQLPPQGSFFGGGVYALYYVGNCKYYLQISKLNKRNCTQPIYVGKAVPPGWRTARSRESATPDLCNRLQEHARNIQQVSNLAPNDFRCRFMFLTKEESDLVVPVEAAMIRKYRPLWNTVVDGFGNHDPGAGRYNQARSEWDIIHPGRVWASRLTGKSPVSDKVIDNIKKALI
- a CDS encoding acyl-CoA dehydrogenase family protein — translated: MIDFELTAEEKAKIQEAQEVAEKKFRPVSRYYDEHEHEEPQEIIDFMWDNRGKGFVTGLGVVGALMVEELCWGDAGLYLASPGPGLGGAAVFAAGTKEQWGKFLARFNEGKPKWGAMAMTEPGCGSDTSAIQATATRDGDYWVLNGEKIFVTMGHRALDLSEGIIVVWASVDKSAGRAGMKSFVVEAGTPGMKVEKKEKKLGIKASDTVTVTFDNCRIPFSNILGKAEVKSKTEGFKGAMATFDVTRPMVAAQALGVTRAALDMLRDEIDKRGIKIRYELPRSKQTALERDFIEMEANWRAAHLLMIRAMWQLGSGQSNALEASMSKAKAGRAATLITQRAVELMGPLGYSRKYLFEKFMRDAKINDIFEGTGQINTLVVARRLLDYTRDQLK
- a CDS encoding MBL fold metallo-hydrolase translates to MAGVKQEVFAVTSTVANAFIVRGQRSIIVDTGFPGLGEKILKTMSRHDIKPGDISLIVITHGHHDHTGSAAYLREKTGAPVAIHKADAEALRTGVNPRLHPVDGRGRFMMIMSDIVKPKVQGMEPQVLLESEFDLSDYGIEGKIIPTPGHTPGSVSVLLAGGCALVGDMIFGGLLRKNTPGFPYICEDIETATQSIQAILDRRPKIFYAAHGGPFTGGQVWRKFFVKP
- a CDS encoding acyl-CoA dehydrogenase family protein gives rise to the protein MLSFSPSEEQQMIVNTVKQFANDVMRKKFRECDEEGQIPDEIINTAWDLGLVVSCIPEDYGGAGWEHSALTGTLLAEELAWGDLSMAMHILSPWLGVLPIVEMGTEEQKKKYLPMVCGGKFSAASAAFVEPKYDFDCNDFDTVAKKSGGYTLSGEKCYVPLAPDAAFTLVYTKEGNSSQAFIVDRGTKGFDIGEREKNMGIKALATYEVSLKDCKLPADKKLGGDRGCDFKRLANLSRVALAALAVGLARGAFEFSRDYAKDRHAFGDPIASRQAIAFMLADMAIEIDAARLLNWEAAWLLDKKEEATRECCLAKTYADNMVMQCTDYGVQVMGGHGYIRDNPVELWFRNGRGFVTFTGLAIV
- a CDS encoding DNA methyltransferase, translated to MVYTPRVGEQLELNLLEYDGNASVRNGSGFSDPAFANNKLLPIHRWVPWIAGFSSNFVRDAINRHLDGEGVVLDPFSGVGTTLVEATKLGYESVGFEINPFAALACRVKAGAGIVVVENLKAEIEKFQAFYIENSTNGYRPKRKPPTGFKTRAQFYSTAILNKVLLSWDFIDSITNGILMDMFRLAFASTMITYSNYSYEPSLGRRTSAGKSEIEDYPVGEKLLSKLREMLEDVVWLQENAARKNVSSKIVNDSFFNYQKYLDSSSIDLIVTSPPYLNNYHYNRNTRPQLYWLSYAENPQDMKPLEDSNFGKYWQTVREQQLVPLKFTLPNTDIVEKLEALRKINCDKGIYGGNGWANYAATYFNDCQRFSQAIRCLLKPGGTALVVIGNSILQGLEIPTDEYFGKIAERNGLELVEIHMPRATRIGNSIIQSGVRVTKAGEQSRLYEAVVELRKQ